A stretch of DNA from Juglans microcarpa x Juglans regia isolate MS1-56 chromosome 5D, Jm3101_v1.0, whole genome shotgun sequence:
GCTAATGACAGCACATGGAAACAGAAATTGGGCATACAGATAGGAAGTTATTCGGTTTCCTtacacaacaacaacaacatgatGACAGGTAAACACCACACACTACCATCTTACTAACCAGCCCGTGCtctatttcaaaagaaatgcaGATTAAAAGGTGTGATGGTACCTGGAGAAGCCGCCAAGGTGACTCGGGCCAGCGCAGGGGATCGGCAACCTGCACAGAAGAAATGGTTCCCATGAACCAACTTATCCGCGAAGAATCTTCAGTTTCAAAAGCCATCTTGAACCTCATTCCCGCACACCACCGGATCTGCAATGCTGCTTTCACCATCGAAGCCTTCACGCAGAACTCCGGCGTGCTCGCTCGAGGGTAGTAAACAACCTCGAATGCCTTCCCATTGGCAGCAAGAGTTGCAGCTTCAATAACCGATTCGGGCCTCACTTTCCCCCTAACCATCAGATTCCCATTCGAGCTTGAACCGTTTCCATTACTGTTACAATTCCTCATTAGTTTGCTCTCACCATCTCTCAAGAATGCCGAAAACCCACCATATGGCATGGCGCAACTCCCACCTGCGGGGTTCCACCCGGACGTCATCTCCGGTCCACCACCAATTCCCCTCTTGGCCCGCCTAATGCCAACACAAAGATCGCCATTCTCTGCCCTCAAAAACACTATCGAATCCCCCGCAACAAGCTTCTTATGGTTCACAAAAGTACTCCATCCCGTCGTCAAAAGATGCCGCCTAGGCGTTCCCCTGTAGATGTGCCTAAACTTCCACGTTTCTCCATGAACATCCTTAGCTAAAATGGTCTGAACAGGGGGATCCGCCGAGTAATCCAGCCGCGGAAAGATCGTCTCCGCGCAGTACCGTGGAACAGAAAAACCCCCACCATTGTTCGCATCCGATTGAGTCAGCGTCTTTGCAAAGGAGGCCGGTTTTTCTTGCGCTTCAGACCCATTAATCCCTCCAATCCCATCATCTTCAAAGTCCGGCTCATTGGCATTCACCGGAACCAGTCTCATCTTGGTGAAAACCTCATCGGTCTCGGGATCGGCCATGTATTTCACAGCACAAACTCTGCAGGAAATAAACGGCACAACCCTCGGGCAGCTCCGGAAATCGACATTTCCGCAGGCATGCTCGGCGTGCCCCTGAGGGAAGTAGAAGACCTTGGCGTTGACCGAGGGCATTTGCACCATTCCACCGGCGCAGGCATGCCATAGTTGAGGATCTAAGCACTTTTCGACCTCCTTTAACTTCTCCTTCGAATCCAAAAATGTAATCATTTCAGTTCAGAGATTTTGTACCAATTCGCAGTTAATTCACTGATTTTCAGAGCATGAAAACCCCTCTCCTTTTTTATGGTTATCTCTTAGTAAACTCTGCAACCACGTAAAACACGATAATTAGTCCAAAGCTTGggaaaacaataacaaaaaaaaaaaaaatctcgagaaAAAGTGAATCAATGAGTTTGATCATTGAAGTTTTAAATTGGGCAATTGATTTACCTTCCAGAAAATATATGATCAAAGCgaaaaactgaaaatttgaTATCAGCTGGCGCTACTTGAAAACAGTGAACCCAGATAGGAGTTCCAGAATATCCTTCCCAAAACCCCCTAAGAAGCAAAGCGAGGATTCTAACGGAATACGAAACCAAAAGCCGCAATTCCACGGAATCCCAACATTGGGAAAGCTTTCTTTTCTCTGAATTCAGTTGTGAGTAGCTTCACGtccattttttagtttttgtcaGCAACCTCGATGAGCATCGAAAATCTAGCTTTGCAGAAATCGAAACCCCTACGCTGTTGCTCTCTCAACCGGCCGGAAATTAGTGTTGTGCACCCGGAGACAAATAAAcagagtgatttttttttctcacactCTACTTCCAATTCACCGAGTCTCGAAGCAGATAATCGTCCACAGTCTTTGTTTTGTAGCTTGAAATGAGCAAGATCTGCCCCAGCACTCGCACACACACGCCCACAATTGCTGTTCTCTTACACAATCTCCGAtcgaaaggaaaacaaaatcaaaataaattctttagaataaaaaaaaaaaaaatccgcaACTAACTACACAAAAAAATCTCTGCAGCGAAAACTCCTCCAACCTCTTTGCCAAATTTCTCACCTACCAAACTACACACCTccaaatcttcttcttcttcttcttctcctcctcctcctcctttctcAAAGATTCAACAAATGACTCGATGGCCAGTACATAGAAAGCTGCAACTTTTAAATCATAGAAACGACCGAAACATACACAGGAAAAAACAGCAACAGGATCGTTTTAACAAATATCAAGCAGTGGTAGTAGTAACAGtaggactctctctctctctctgttttcaattattttaattttatttagatttCTCAACCTTTTTCTTCGGATCTGAAGGAAGAAACCCTGTGCGTATCTTAAGAAGCCAGCCAAAACAACAAAGATCTTTAAAGGAAAAACTCTCCCATTTCCCCCAtccctttgtttttttctttaaatattttattacttcaTTTATTCCGTTCCGTATTAATTTAcgatgaaaaagaaattaatttacaCGTTGTTATTAACATCGCCAACAGGTCCAACGCcctatttatataaaagttttattttttcaaatagagaaatattttagttataatttttttttataaaaatatactcataaaatgacatgaatttatgtgatacatcatattataaagtaattttataaaatatatctaatatatcatatgaagttatatcagtttgtaaatttatatatatcaaattttgtTGTGATCGTAACACTttcactttttatataaattattttatgagcagtaaaactcataaaatatgttttaagattttttttcattataatatttttaattctctcaatattatttttcttttgattcaaatatatttatataaaaataatattaatttatcaaaacATTTTACCTTGATTTCCATAATAAAAGAATCTTAGgtaaaaccacaaaaaaaaaaaatatatatttttaagcatATTTTTAATAGATTCCACCACTTTATGGAACTccataaaaacatatttaaaattttttcagtccaagatatttcacaatttcacaaaattctacaaaaacacaactttaaatttcttttcaaactttaaggaactttgaaaaaatagtcATGCTACACAGAAGTTACACACTTTGCATATcacttaaaaacatataatttacttttttatcaatataagggtaaaagaataaaattaaatatttttaaatggtgcAAGAGTGTGAGgtttatgtttataatttttcttaaaaaaacccACATCCGAACATCtgaggcttcgtttggaaacacaactcatcattacaactttttcaaatcccaacacaaaatataataaataattcaactttttcaaatctcaaaacaataataataataataataaataatattctaataatattttatcaactcaactcaactcaattcaatatccaaacgtacTCTCAAAAGTTTCcgaggagaaaataaaatagattctagagtaattattattactacgttttttttttttttaaacaaacaaaGATCAATCTTATTCATTGAGCTAAACAtccttacaatatttttcacgTATTTGATCTCACCCGCCCTTCCTATATCCACACTATTTCCTCACCATATTCTAATGCTAACTTACTTAGTTGATGTGCTGCTTGATTACCATCTCTTAGAACATACTCAATCTTCTTTACCTTTCCATGacataagaaattttttatatcttctaCATTCGTTCCATACCAAGACCAGTTCTCTTCTCTAGTCTTAACATCATTAACCACTTCAAGGGCATTTCCCTCGAATATCACATACTGAAGACCTAACTCCATGCTAAATTCTGTAGCTCTCTCAAGTGCCAAAGCTTCAGCCTATAATGGACTTCGTATAAATCTCCTTGGCATACTTGCAGAAGCCACCAACTGACCTTCCCAGTTCCTTACCATTATACCATCTCCCATAGTAGATTTCTTCACATCTAGTGCAACATCCCAATTCACTTTATACCAATTAACATCAGGCTTGCTCTATCTAACTCCAGTGCTTCTCTGATTTGTCATTGATGTTTGATGTTGAGCTTGCTGATTACAACGTTAAATGCTATATTTGTCTCACTTTACATATATCATAATGTTTCTA
This window harbors:
- the LOC121265596 gene encoding auxin response factor 18-like, which codes for MITFLDSKEKLKEVEKCLDPQLWHACAGGMVQMPSVNAKVFYFPQGHAEHACGNVDFRSCPRVVPFISCRVCAVKYMADPETDEVFTKMRLVPVNANEPDFEDDGIGGINGSEAQEKPASFAKTLTQSDANNGGGFSVPRYCAETIFPRLDYSADPPVQTILAKDVHGETWKFRHIYRGTPRRHLLTTGWSTFVNHKKLVAGDSIVFLRAENGDLCVGIRRAKRGIGGGPEMTSGWNPAGGSCAMPYGGFSAFLRDGESKLMRNCNSNGNGSSSNGNLMVRGKVRPESVIEAATLAANGKAFEVVYYPRASTPEFCVKASMVKAALQIRWCAGMRFKMAFETEDSSRISWFMGTISSVQVADPLRWPESPWRLLQVTWDEPDLLQNVKCVSPWLVELVSNIPAMHLSPFSPPRKKLRLPQLPDFPLDVQLHMPTFSGNLFGPSSPSFSCLPENTPAGMQGARHAHYGLSLSDLHLNKLQSGLFPAGFLRLDHTATPTRAPNNSIFQKPSMSENVSCFLTMAHSQTPKKPDDVKTPQFVLFGQPILTEQQISLSCSGDTVSPVGTGNSSSDGNADKVTNFSDGPGCAHNRGIVERSSCEGLQWYKDNCQETEPNLETGHCKVFMESEDVGRSLDLSLLGSYEELYRKLANMFSIENSETLSQVLYRDTTGAVKLMGDEPFSDFMKTARRLTILMDSSSDNVGM